The following are encoded in a window of Cyprinus carpio isolate SPL01 chromosome A13, ASM1834038v1, whole genome shotgun sequence genomic DNA:
- the LOC109068551 gene encoding cAMP and cAMP-inhibited cGMP 3',5'-cyclic phosphodiesterase 10A-like isoform X1 yields the protein MGIVLCEDFNCQHLANCMCLSRQVSAYRPHSYIRFEPRTNRQQRTRHIPPMSKKRKTPDDGGGEDSLQQGLTDEKVKAYLSLHPQMLDEFVLESVSAETVDRWLKRKNSSQPADESSAKDISRQYQDTNMQSVVYELNSYMEQRLDTGGDNKLLLYELCNIIKTATKADGFALYFLGECNNSLCLFTPTGAKEGLPGLIPSGPITFGTTIAAHVAKTRKTLLVEDIMGDERFPHGTGQDSGIRVHSVLCLPILTAIGDLIAILELHRHLGREPFNLSHQEVATANLAWASVAIHQVQVCRGLAKQTELNDFLLDVSKTYFDNIVAIDSLLEHIMIYAKNLVNADRCALFQVDHNNKELYSDLFDIGEENEGKPVFRKTKEIRFSIEKGIAGQVARTGEVLNIPDAYADPRFNREVDLYTGYTTRNILCMPIVSRGTVIGVVQMVNKLGGSAFTKTDENNFKMFAVFCALALHCANMYHRIRHSECIYRVTMEKLSYHSICTSEEWKTLTQLSLPSAIYKEIELFHFDIAPFEELWPAIFVYMVYNSCGKTSFEQEKLCRFTMSVRKNYRRVPYHNWKHAVTVAHCMYAILQKTTGIFTELERKGLLIACLCHDLDHRGYSNSYLQKFDHPLAALYSTSTMEQHHFSQTVSILQLEGHNIFSNLTSSEYEQVLEIIRKAIIATDLALYFGNRKQLAELLATGALDLNNRAHRDRVIGLMMTACDLCSVTKLWSVTRLTANDIYAEFWAEGDEMKKIGMQPIPMMDRDKKDEVPQGQVGFYNAVAIPCYTTLSELFPPSSPLLTACSENLAQWERIVQGEDTSAWASNDKAELSETTDSGPVKVDN from the exons GTCTGACGGATGAGAAAGTGAAGGCTTATCTCTCCCTTCACCCGCAGATGCTGGATGAGTTTGTGCTGGAGAGTGTGAGTGCAGAGACCGTAGACAGATGGCTGAAACGGAAAAACAGCAGCCAGCCTGCAG ATGAATCTTCAGCTAAAGATATCAGCAGG CAGTACCAGGACACGAATATGCAGAGCGTCGTATATGAGCTCAACAGCTACATGGAGCAGCGGCTGGACACTGGAGGAGACAACAAACTACTGCTCTATGAGCTGTGCAACATCATTAAAACAG ccacAAAAGCTGATGGATTTGCACTTTACTTTCTTGGAGAATGCAACAAT AGTTTATGTTTGTTCACTCCGACCGGGGCAAAAGAGGGGCTTCCTGGGCTCATCCCCTCTGGTCCCATCACATTTGGGACCACCATTGCCGCTCACGTTGCAAAGACACGCAAGACACTACTTGTAGAGGACATCATGGGG GACGAGAGGTTCCCTCATGGCACAGGGCAAGACTCAGGGATCCGTGTACATTCTGTTTTGTGTCTACCCATCCTCACTGCCATCGGAGACCTCATCGCTATCCTGGAGCTGCACCGGCACTTGGGCAGAGAGCCCTTCAACCTCAGCCACCAGGAG GTTGCAACAGCAAATCTGGCCTGGGCATCTGTAGCCATACACCAAGTCCAG GTCTGCAGGGGTCTTGCCAAACAGACGGAACTCAATGACTTTCTCCTAGATGTGTCAAA AACATACTTTGACAACATAGTGGCAATAGATTCTCTACTTGAACATATCATG aTATATGCAAAAAACCTGGTTAATGCAGACAGATGTGCGCTCTTCCAGGTAGATCACAATAATAAAGAGCTGTACTCTGACCTGTTTGACATCGGGGAGGAGAATGAAGGGAAACCTGTCTTTAGGAAAACCAAAGAAATTAG GTTTTCTATAGAGAAAGGAATAGCAGGTCAGGTGGCGAGAACAGGAGAAGTTTTGAATATTCCGGATGCCTATGCAGACCCCCGTTTCAACAG AGAAGTAGATCTCTACACTGGCTACACGACGAGGAATATACTGTGCATGCCAATAGTCAGCCGTGGGACTGTGATTGGTGTTGTACAAATGGTTAACAAGCTGGGAGGAAGTGCCTTCACTAAAACTGATGAGAACAACTTTAAGATGTTCGCCGTCTTCTGTGCTTTGGCCTTACACTGTGCAAAT atGTATCACCGGATAAGACATTCAGAGTGCATTTACCGGGTGACGATGGAGAAGCTTTCGTACCACAGCATCTGCACGTCAGAGGAGTGGAAGACCCTCACACAACTCTCCCTCCCTTCAGCCATATATAAAGAGATCGAACT GTTTCACTTTGACATTGCTCCTTTTGAGGAACTTTGGCCTGCAATATTTGTATACATGGTTTACAATTCATGTGGAAAAACCAG CTTTGAGCAGGAGAAACTGTGTCGCTTCACTATGTCAGTGCGGAAAAATTACAGACGAGTTCCATACCACAACTGGAAACATGCTGTGACGGTGGCACACTGCATGTACGCCATCCTGCAAAAAACCACTGGGATCTTCACTGAGCTTGAG AGGAAAGGCTTGCTGATTGCCTGCTTATGTCATGACCTGGACCACCGTGGCTACAGTAACAGTTATCTGCAGAAGTTTGACCATCCGCTGGCTGCTCTGTATTCCACATCCACCATGGAACAGCATCACTTTTCACAGACAGTGTCCATCCTGCAG cTGGAAGGGCACAATATTTTCTCCAACCTGACTTCCAGTGAGTATGAGCAGGTGCTGGAGATCATCAGAAAGGCCATCATTGCTACAGACCTCGCTTTGTATTTCGGCAACCGCAAGCAGCTGGCTGAACTGCTGGCCACAGGGGCGCTGGACCTCAACAACCGTGCtcacag GGACCGTGTTATTGGTCTGATGATGACGGCCTGTGATCTCTGCTCTGTGACCAAACTGTGGTCCGTCACACGACTCACAGCCAATGACATCTATGCTGAGTTCTGGGCTGAG GGGGATGAAATGAAGAAGATTGGAATGCAGCCCATCCCTATGATGGACAGGGATAAAAAGGATGAGGTTCCCCAGGGACAG GTGGGGTTTTACAATGCTGTGGCTATTCCCTGTTACACCACCCTGTCAGAGCTGTTTCCTCCCTCCAGTCCTCTGCTTACAGCCTGCAG TGAAAACCTGGCCCAATGGGAACGAATCGTGCAAGGAGAGGACACCTCTGCGTGGGCTTCCAATGACAAGGCCGAACTGAGCGAGACAACAGACAGTGGACCAGTAAAAGTGGACAACTGA
- the LOC109068551 gene encoding cAMP and cAMP-inhibited cGMP 3',5'-cyclic phosphodiesterase 10A-like isoform X2 — protein MGIVLCEDFNCQHLANCMCLSRQVSAYRPHSYIRFEPRTNRQQRTRHIPPMSKKRKTPDDGGGEDSLQQGLTDEKVKAYLSLHPQMLDEFVLESVSAETVDRWLKRKNSSQPADESSAKDISRQYQDTNMQSVVYELNSYMEQRLDTGGDNKLLLYELCNIIKTATKADGFALYFLGECNNSLCLFTPTGAKEGLPGLIPSGPITFGTTIAAHVAKTRKTLLVEDIMGDERFPHGTGQDSGIRVHSVLCLPILTAIGDLIAILELHRHLGREPFNLSHQEVATANLAWASVAIHQVQVCRGLAKQTELNDFLLDVSKTYFDNIVAIDSLLEHIMIYAKNLVNADRCALFQVDHNNKELYSDLFDIGEENEGKPVFRKTKEIRFSIEKGIAGQVARTGEVLNIPDAYADPRFNREVDLYTGYTTRNILCMPIVSRGTVIGVVQMVNKLGGSAFTKTDENNFKMFAVFCALALHCANMYHRIRHSECIYRVTMEKLSYHSICTSEEWKTLTQLSLPSAIYKEIELFHFDIAPFEELWPAIFVYMVYNSCGKTSFEQEKLCRFTMSVRKNYRRVPYHNWKHAVTVAHCMYAILQKTTGIFTELERKGLLIACLCHDLDHRGYSNSYLQKFDHPLAALYSTSTMEQHHFSQTVSILQEGHNIFSNLTSSEYEQVLEIIRKAIIATDLALYFGNRKQLAELLATGALDLNNRAHRDRVIGLMMTACDLCSVTKLWSVTRLTANDIYAEFWAEGDEMKKIGMQPIPMMDRDKKDEVPQGQVGFYNAVAIPCYTTLSELFPPSSPLLTACSENLAQWERIVQGEDTSAWASNDKAELSETTDSGPVKVDN, from the exons GTCTGACGGATGAGAAAGTGAAGGCTTATCTCTCCCTTCACCCGCAGATGCTGGATGAGTTTGTGCTGGAGAGTGTGAGTGCAGAGACCGTAGACAGATGGCTGAAACGGAAAAACAGCAGCCAGCCTGCAG ATGAATCTTCAGCTAAAGATATCAGCAGG CAGTACCAGGACACGAATATGCAGAGCGTCGTATATGAGCTCAACAGCTACATGGAGCAGCGGCTGGACACTGGAGGAGACAACAAACTACTGCTCTATGAGCTGTGCAACATCATTAAAACAG ccacAAAAGCTGATGGATTTGCACTTTACTTTCTTGGAGAATGCAACAAT AGTTTATGTTTGTTCACTCCGACCGGGGCAAAAGAGGGGCTTCCTGGGCTCATCCCCTCTGGTCCCATCACATTTGGGACCACCATTGCCGCTCACGTTGCAAAGACACGCAAGACACTACTTGTAGAGGACATCATGGGG GACGAGAGGTTCCCTCATGGCACAGGGCAAGACTCAGGGATCCGTGTACATTCTGTTTTGTGTCTACCCATCCTCACTGCCATCGGAGACCTCATCGCTATCCTGGAGCTGCACCGGCACTTGGGCAGAGAGCCCTTCAACCTCAGCCACCAGGAG GTTGCAACAGCAAATCTGGCCTGGGCATCTGTAGCCATACACCAAGTCCAG GTCTGCAGGGGTCTTGCCAAACAGACGGAACTCAATGACTTTCTCCTAGATGTGTCAAA AACATACTTTGACAACATAGTGGCAATAGATTCTCTACTTGAACATATCATG aTATATGCAAAAAACCTGGTTAATGCAGACAGATGTGCGCTCTTCCAGGTAGATCACAATAATAAAGAGCTGTACTCTGACCTGTTTGACATCGGGGAGGAGAATGAAGGGAAACCTGTCTTTAGGAAAACCAAAGAAATTAG GTTTTCTATAGAGAAAGGAATAGCAGGTCAGGTGGCGAGAACAGGAGAAGTTTTGAATATTCCGGATGCCTATGCAGACCCCCGTTTCAACAG AGAAGTAGATCTCTACACTGGCTACACGACGAGGAATATACTGTGCATGCCAATAGTCAGCCGTGGGACTGTGATTGGTGTTGTACAAATGGTTAACAAGCTGGGAGGAAGTGCCTTCACTAAAACTGATGAGAACAACTTTAAGATGTTCGCCGTCTTCTGTGCTTTGGCCTTACACTGTGCAAAT atGTATCACCGGATAAGACATTCAGAGTGCATTTACCGGGTGACGATGGAGAAGCTTTCGTACCACAGCATCTGCACGTCAGAGGAGTGGAAGACCCTCACACAACTCTCCCTCCCTTCAGCCATATATAAAGAGATCGAACT GTTTCACTTTGACATTGCTCCTTTTGAGGAACTTTGGCCTGCAATATTTGTATACATGGTTTACAATTCATGTGGAAAAACCAG CTTTGAGCAGGAGAAACTGTGTCGCTTCACTATGTCAGTGCGGAAAAATTACAGACGAGTTCCATACCACAACTGGAAACATGCTGTGACGGTGGCACACTGCATGTACGCCATCCTGCAAAAAACCACTGGGATCTTCACTGAGCTTGAG AGGAAAGGCTTGCTGATTGCCTGCTTATGTCATGACCTGGACCACCGTGGCTACAGTAACAGTTATCTGCAGAAGTTTGACCATCCGCTGGCTGCTCTGTATTCCACATCCACCATGGAACAGCATCACTTTTCACAGACAGTGTCCATCCTGCAG GAAGGGCACAATATTTTCTCCAACCTGACTTCCAGTGAGTATGAGCAGGTGCTGGAGATCATCAGAAAGGCCATCATTGCTACAGACCTCGCTTTGTATTTCGGCAACCGCAAGCAGCTGGCTGAACTGCTGGCCACAGGGGCGCTGGACCTCAACAACCGTGCtcacag GGACCGTGTTATTGGTCTGATGATGACGGCCTGTGATCTCTGCTCTGTGACCAAACTGTGGTCCGTCACACGACTCACAGCCAATGACATCTATGCTGAGTTCTGGGCTGAG GGGGATGAAATGAAGAAGATTGGAATGCAGCCCATCCCTATGATGGACAGGGATAAAAAGGATGAGGTTCCCCAGGGACAG GTGGGGTTTTACAATGCTGTGGCTATTCCCTGTTACACCACCCTGTCAGAGCTGTTTCCTCCCTCCAGTCCTCTGCTTACAGCCTGCAG TGAAAACCTGGCCCAATGGGAACGAATCGTGCAAGGAGAGGACACCTCTGCGTGGGCTTCCAATGACAAGGCCGAACTGAGCGAGACAACAGACAGTGGACCAGTAAAAGTGGACAACTGA